The sequence TAATGGCTTGTCTGGATATCAGTACGACGGCACTGCAAAGCGCTCGGAATGGGAATTTACCCCTGACCGCGAGCGTTACCCATCCTGCCAGCCTTCCCACCCAAACAGCAACGACCTTAGAGATCGCGTCTGAGCCAACCCAGGGGGTAGTTTTGGAATGTTTCCGAGAAGGTCAAAAATTACGGGTACGCGCTGTTTCAGAGGGATATTGTCAAGACTGGATGGTGCAATTTCCGCGAGATATCCGTCGAGAGGGCGATCGCTATTGGGTAGAAGCCTTAAAAGAAGCCAAACAGGGAGGATATTACCGCACCTACGGTGAAATTAAACGTTTGGGTTGAGGTTAACTACTCATGAGTGAAGAACGATACTATTTACATCGGGATGGAAAGGGACGTTTTCTGCTCCAAAGCGCGACAACAGGAGTTGTAGACGGCTTTTTATTCCCAGCTATGCCTGGAGAAAGTGCCCGTGCCTTTTCCTACGATTACGGTTCGGTTGAGTATCCCGATCGCCTGATAAATCTGGCTGACTTTCCCGAACTGGCAGACATGCCATTCTTCACCATAGAATCCTGCGCCCATTATCAATTAAGTAATTATTTCCAGCAGACAGAATCTCAATCCTTATGGCCTCTGTTAGGCAGTTTTGCGAGATTTGCAGGCTTTAGTCTCGATCCCGATCGCGGTTCTCCTCCCACACAGAAGCGTACCAACCAGATTGTTTGGCAATACAAAGTTCCTAATCCCAAAGGGAGCTGGACGATTCCCATTTTAGATTTGTGGGTGAGCGAGCAGGGCTGTTGGTTCTGCACGAGGGAAGGAGAGGTTTTGGTAATTAATCATCAAGGCGAGCCGATCCAGCAATATGCCTTGCCCAAACTGACTCGTTGTTTGGCAGGATGCGAAGACGCTCCCTACGTCAGTTGCGACGATGGCAATCTCTACGACCTGACGGCTAAATTGCCCCAAGCCATTTATGCAATGCGATCGGCCAATAATTACAGTTACGCATATCAAATCCTGGCAGTCGAACAAACCCCTCATGCCTTGTCGATCGCGGATGCCTACGGTCACCTCCAGGTCTTAAATACCGATCTAGAGCTACAGTGGCAGCAGCACCGAGCCGACTACTGGCAAAGCTGGTTTCTGCGTAGCGATCCGGAGACCGTTTATCTCGGACACTCTCGCGGGGTGAGTGCCTATAATCTCAAAAGCGGTCAGGAGCAACGGATGCACCCGCTAGCCGCACCCGTCCTGTGTGGCGATTTGACCCAAACAGAAATAATTGTTGGCTGTAGCGATCGCAACATTTACGGATTGCAGAAAACAGCAGATTCGCAAACTGGCGAGACAAGGATGAGAACAATTTATACCTGTACTGGAATGCCCTACGTACTGACGCTGTCGGCAGACCAGCACTCGTTTTTTGTCGGGGATTACACGGGTAAGATCGAGCAACTCGACCTGAACGGCAACCTCAAGACATCTATCCAACTGCAAGCAGGAGCGATCGCCGCTTTAAAAGTTTGGGGCGATCGCTTGTATGCCACTACGAGTCAAGGCGTTTTAATTTGCCTGGAGCGATTGGCATGAGCCATTGATTGTAGGAGCGCTGCGCGAATTTCCTGCAAATAACGCTGTGCGATGCAACGCTTATTGCTTAAGAAATTTATAACGACTTTAGCTTGTTGGTGCGATTACCTTAACCTTTTGGGAAAAGTCATTATTAAAAAATGTCCCTTTACCATCAAGGTTGTTGACACACCAAGGCAACAATTTGCCTTGAAAACTGGAACTGGGTTTATGAACACTAACTTGACCGTTAGGCAGTGCTCGATTGATATATGCATCGACTAGTAGCTGGCATTGTGTTTGGGTAAGATTTGCATCAGCCACATTTATTTGAATTCGATTGCCTTTACTGCCTAGTGAAGAAGGGATTACTTGATGAGGAGGTAGAGCAGCAGTTGGGGTTGAGATGGTTGGAATGGGTTTGTTAGGCTGGCGTGATTGGTATGGGGTGGCTACAATATCCTGTTGTGGTTGTTTCCCTACAATGGCACGTTGTTCCTCTTCGGCCAGATTGCGTGTATCAATCACTAAGCGCCCCAAATAGCCACCCCCCAAGATAACGAATATTCCAACTAGCAGAATTGTTATTGCCACATTGTCGCTTCTACTCACATTCTTTTGTTTGAAGTTTTGCTGTTCTTTCTGTTTTTCATCTCCCAGACTAGCTTTACCTGCTGGAGTAATGCTCCAAATCCAACAAAAGGGTGAGCTCGCCAGCAAAATCAATAGACTGCCAAAAAGCTTTGAGAAAAGACCAGCACCAGTCCAAAATTGTACGATCGCAGCAATAAAAAAAACTGTAGCGATACCAAAGCAGACCCAGCCGATAAAGTTAGCAATTCTGATGGGCAGTTTTTTCATACAAGCTGTTAGTTTTTTGAGCTAATAGCCATCAACAATTAACTGGATTCAGAGGGTGGGCATTGCCCACCCTACTTATGGTCTTTTATCGGCAGATTGCTGATTAGCGATCGCGTTCTAGTTTGAGGAGGGCATCAGTTGTAGGCTATCTTCAGCACTAGCGATCGCCGCCTGCTGCTCCGTACAGGTGACTTTACCATCATCATCGACATCGACGACGATCGACGCGCCCTCGCGGACTTTACCAGTCAGGATTTCCTCAGCTAAAGAGTCTTCTAGCAGGCGCATGATGGCGCGACGCAGAGGACGGGCACCGTAGCTGGGATTGTAACCTTCCTGTACCAGCAGATCTTTAAAGCGATCGGTAACGGCAAGGTTGATGTTTTTCTCCTTGAGGCGCTTGAACACCTCGTTCAGCATTAGCTCGGCGATTTCCTTCACTTCATCCTTGCTGAGTTGACGGAACACGATGATCTCGTCGAGTCGGTTGAGGAATTCAGGACGGAAGTATTGCTTTAACTCTTCGTTGACCAGGGAACGAATGCGCGTGTAGTGCGAATCTTCCTGATTTTCCGCAAAGTCAAAGCCGAGGCCGCCGCCACCTTTTTCAATGACCTTGGAACCGATATTAGAGGTCATGATCAGCAACGTGTTCTTGAAGTCAACCGTGCGTCCCTTCGAGTCGGTCAGACGACCGTCTTCCAGGATTTGCAGCAATAGGTTGAATACGTCTGGGTGAGCCTTTTCGATTTCGTCGAATAGCACCACCGTATAAGGACGGCGACGCACCGCTTCGGTCAACTGACCGCCTTCGTTATAGCCGACATAGCCAGGCGGCGAACCGATCAGCTTGGAAACCGTATGGCGCTCCATGTACTCGGACATGTCGAGGCGGATCATTGCCTCTTCGGAACCAAAGAAGTAGGCTGCCAGTGCCTTGGTCAACTCGGTCTTGCCCACACCAGTGGGGCCGGAGAAGATAAATGACGCGATCGGGCGGTTGGGGTTCTTTAAGCCAACGCGAGCGCGGCGAATGGCGCGAGATATGGCTTTGACAGCTTCCTCTTGTCCGATCAGGCGCTGGTGCAGGGTGTCTTCCATCTGCATGAGCTTGAGCGATTCGGACTCGGTCAGCTTGCTGACTGGCACGCCTGTCCAGGAGCTAACGATGTAGGCAATATCCTCTTCGTTAACGATTAGTTCTTCATCTTTGCTAGGCTCGGTTTTCTTGGCTTGGGTCAGCGATTTGATTTCCTGCTTGATTTCGATCTCGCGATCACGCAGTTCGGCTGCCTTGTCAAAGTTTTGAGCTCTGACCGCTTCGTCTTTATCGCGCAGTAATTGCCTTAACTCTTTATCTAGCTCTTTGGCGGCGGGTGGTAGCTGTGAGTTAATCAGTCTGACTCTAGAGCCAGCTTCGTCGATCAGGTCGATCGCCTTGTCGGGCAAGAAGCGATCGGAAATATAGCGATCGGATAGCGTTGCCGCCGCTTCTAAAGCTTCGTTAGAAATCTTGAGCTTATGGTGTTGCTCGTAGCGCTCGCGCAAGCCGTACAAGATTTCGATGGTTTCCTCAACGCTAGGCTCGCCCACCTGCACGGGTTGGAAGCGGCGCTCCAGGGCAGCATCGCGTTCGATGTGCTTGCGGTACTCGTCGAGCGTGGTAGCACCGATGCATTGCAGTTCGCCACGGGCGAGTGCGGGCTTCAGGATGTTAGCCGCATCGATCGCGCCCTCAGCGGCACCAGCACCGATGAGCGTATGGACTTCGTCGATTACCAGCACCACATTGGAGGCGGAGCGGATTTCGTCCATGATCTTTTTGAGGCGTTCTTCAAATTCGCCCCTGTACTTGGTACCTGCCACTAGCAAACCGATGTCGAGCGTGACCACGCGCTTGTCTTGCAAAATATCCGGTACGTCACCATTGGCAATGCGTTGGGCTAAACCTTCAGCGATCGCGGTTTTGCCTACCCCTGGCTCGCCGATCAAGACGGGGTTGTTTTTGGTGCGGCGACCCAAAATCTGGATCACGCGCTCGATTTCTTTTTGGCGACCTACAACAGGATCGAGCTTACCTTCCGCTGCCATTTGGGTGAGGTTAGAGCCAAACTCGTCTAGCGTTGGGGTTTTGGTACGACCCTGACCGCCACCAGTAGTTACCTCTGCGGTTTCGCCCAACATGCGGATTACCTGCGTCCGCACCTTGGAAAGATCGACACCCAAATTTTCTAATACTCTTGCTGCCACACCTTCACCCTCGCGGATCAACCCGAGCAACAGGTGTTCGGTGCCGATGTAGTTATGTCCTAGCTGTCTGGCTTCTTCTAATGAAAGCTCCAGCACGCGTTTTGCCCTTGGCGTAAAAGGGATCTCAACTGCGACAAAACCAGATCCGCGTCCAATAATCTTTTCGACTTCGATGCGTGCATCCTTGAGATTCACACCCATGGATTTGAGGACTTTGGCAGCAACGCCAGTTCCTTCTCCGATCAGACCCAGGAGAATCTGTTCTGTGCCAACGAAATTATGACCCAGACGACGTGCCTCTTCCTGAGCCAACATAATGACTTTAATAGCCTTTTCTGTAAAGCGTTCAAACATGGCGTGTGTCCCACTAATCGCTGCGTTCTGGTTAGTGTTAATACTAACATAGGGGTAATGTATTTAACGCAGTTCGGATATCACGTCATTCTGGAGGAATAGTCGCCTTTATGGGCTTATAGAGGGTGCTGGGCGCGATCGCAATAACCGAAATTAAATAGTTCAGAGCGAACTATTTCTACTAGGCAGAAATACATGGTTCTAGATTAACCTTACTGATTCTTGGAACCTTCACCCCTATCTATCTCCCTGAGTTGAGAGGGGAATAGAACCAGAGTGGGGACTGTGCTTCTACGATCCCTTAGTACAGAGCTAATTCTCCCAGCTTTTTCAAAATACTTAAAACCTGATACAGATCGTTGCCATGTCTAATCAGGGTAAACAAGTCAGACAAGGCGTATTGCGCTACTTCATGTTTTGCCAGCTTTGCAAAGATAAATTCGCTGCCATTAGTGACCAAACCAAATACGGGCTGCCCCACGTGTAGATTAGACATCATGTAAGTCAGGGTTTGCGGTATCGCTAAAGTTGCTGAATAGCCAGCTTTTTTAGACTCAATTACAACTACCCAAATCTGCTTGTGCCTGAGATGGTTGCTGACAACTAAAACGTCAATTCTGCCTTTGATAGTTTCGTCTTCGTCTGAAACGTCGATTTCGATTTGAGTTTCAGTTTCTATGTAAAAGGGAGCGTGATAAAAACCTGCCAAGTCAAGTAATGGCGATAGAACCACCATTTTGATCGCATCTTCTAGCATGGGGCGCTTAACTAGATACAGGTAGTTAGCTTTAACTTTGTCCAGTATCTGTTTTTCTGTCGAAGTAACTTCGGGTAAATCCTCAAGCCACTCTTGAAAGAAGCGATCGTCTTCTATGGAGATTAAGTTGAATTTTCGCTCTACATCAAATAGCGTTAAATTATTAGCCTGAATTGTTTGAATCATTGAGGGGTTCTCCTTGGTGGTTTATAGCGGTTTTCAGATGAAAACGAGAAGGGGGTTTGGGGGCGTTGCCCCCAAGAAGGGGTGGAACCCCTTCACCCCATAAACTAACCCCTTTCTCAATTGCAAAGCGCTATACTTATGCTGTCATGATTTCTCTCTCATTGACTGACAAAAGTCTCAAGAAGCCCAGTTTGTGGTACGGGCGGATTTTGTCTAGCCATTCGTTCAGCCCCAAATCACCTGGGCAGTAGCAATACCAGACCACTGTACCTGTGGCGATCTAGAAATGTTACCAGGATCTTCCAAGCAATTGCGGCGGTAGGAAAAGAAATGCCGTGCATCAGTGAGGGTGCAGTAGGGCGCGATCGCAATTCGCTCTTTCGCGATCCCCATTTCGATCAACTGCTGCCGCTGTACGGCTCTGAGATCCAAACGACACCGATCTGGTTGCGGATCGATGGATATGCCTTGTGGGGTGGCAATCGTTAACAACACGCGATCGGCAACCTCCTGCGATACCTGGTAGGCATCGCCAGAAATGGCAGGTCCCAGTGCCACGCACAGATCGTCTAACTGACTGCCCCGTTCTAGAAATTTCGCGATCGCTACCGCCAATATTTTGCTTGCCGTGCCACGCCAACCCGCATGTACCGCCGCTACGCTGCCCAAACGGCGATCGCCAATTAATACGGGGACGCAATCTGCGGTACAGACCCAAACCGATCGAGGCATGTCCTCTGTCTCGAACGCGCACACCCCATCTGCTTCCGGTAATGGCAGATCCGGTGCGATTTCTGTATTGTGCAGTACGCGATCGCCATGTACCTGTTTGGCTCTATAAGCCTTCCCTTCAGCATGCAGGAACTGGTGCAACCGATCGGGTGTGTGCGGTGCGTGCGATCGCGTGAAAAAACCATGTCGCCAGTCAGAGAGTAGATCGCAGACCAGGACTTCGTTTTGCCATTGCCAATTATTCATGTTTCCCCGTAATGATTTACTCAGTCTGTTACCAACGCTAAACAGCGTTGTCTTTATAGCCGCGCACTTTTGTTTAAGGTGGTGAAGTGGGGGCTATGCCTCCACTTCGCAGAGCCACATCAAGAATTGTTCGGGATTTTATTTATAGCCATAGACAGATATGTTAGGACAGGGGGGTGTGGGGGCTGCGCCCCCACGCAGGGGTGGAACCCCTGCACCCCGTCCTAAGCCTGTTGGCTATAGCTATGATTAAGTACGAATTGACTATGCCATTCGGTTTTACAGTCCCTTCTATCTAAGACTAGTAAATACTAGATTCAGTTCAGATAACTTTCACGAACGTGTATACAGGTGTGCTTCATTGTGTAACCTAGTGCTTACCCTACTAGGGTTATCCTGAATAAAATCGCGATGGTATTTTTTACCTAGCGATCGAATCGATTTGACCCAATACCTAATAGTAGTTAAATTAGACTAGCTTCTTGGTTTACTTTGCAACCTAACTGTCCATGCCGCAACTTATCTCACACACCCAACTGCAAGACTTTCTAGCCCAAACGTCACCTTTCGATCGTTTGAGTGCAGATGTACTGAGGACGATTGTATCTAAGTTCCAATTTTTGCAGTACCGCATGGGTCAAACAATTCTGTTGCACGAAGCTCTGCCTACGCAAATAACTATTATTTACCAGGGACAAGCTCGACTGCTAGGCTACGGTAACACTAATATTCCGATTAGTCTTGGCGTACTGAACCCAGGAGAAATATTAGGCTGGATTAGCTTAGTACGCGGTATTCCCTGCGAGACAGCGATCGCCTCGATCGAGACTGTAGTTGCAACCTTACCAGCTAAGGACTTTCTAGAGCTTTTAGATAAAGAGCCAACCCTAAAACAATCTTTCCAAGAGCGTCCGGCACTCAGCGAAGTATTTGAGCTGGTGGTGGCGGAACTCAAGCGTCGTGCCATTGCCACTGCCGATCCCAAGAGCCTGGCCGCCAAAATCATTCAGGAGGCAGCGATCTTAAACCTCCCCAAAGGCAAACTTGCTGCTAGCAAGCTCGATCCCAACCTCATCTGGCTGGTCAGTAGCGGTGATATCGCCAACTATCCTGTTGGCAGCCGCCTTAACCAGGCTGAAACCGATATTGTGGTCCAGAGTAAAGCTGCGAGGTTACTGGGCTTTCGCGACATACTGACTGATAGCCCAGACCATGCCGACACCCCTGAGGATGCCAGCGATCGCTCTGCCGAACCCTCGATTCCGTTTGCACCCGATCGCCCTGCCGCCGCTATTAACGAAGAAACGATCAGCGGCGAGGACATGCGCAGCTATCCCTACGTGAGGGGGCGCGGGCCAGCGGATGGTTTGCTAGCCTGCTTGCAGATGTTGAGCAAGCACATGGATGGCAGCTTTAGGCGGGATACTTTGGAAAGGATACTGGAAAACCAGGTTGCAAAAGTAGGTAGCATTCCCCTGCAACTCAGTGGGGCGCTGGTGGAAATAATTGGCTTGACGGGGCAAATGATCCAGATCCCCAAGGTTGCCATCAATCGCATCAAAGCACCGGCCCTGATTCAGTGGCAAGACAGTTTTGCGGTGATCTACAAAATTACATCAACGGAAATTGCGTTCGCATCACCGGAATCTGGAGGTGTCAGGCGACAAAAAATCGATGCCTTCCTGCAACAATGCCCTGAAATGATGCCCATGCTGTTGGTGAGGCCGAGGCTGCGCGATCGCACCGAAAGGTTTGGCCTGAGATCTTTCTTTCCCTACATCAGCATGTACAAGGGCATCTTGACGCAGGTACTGATTGCCTCCTGCTTCATCTTGCTGTTTAGCCTTGCTAATCCGCTGATTACGCAGATCATCATTGACAAGGTGTTAGTGCAAAATAGCATCGATACCCTGGACATTTTGGGCTGGCTGTTAGTTGGTGTGGCGTTATTTGAGGGCTTGCTAACCGCGTTGCGCACCTACTTGTTTGTCGATACCACCAACCGTATCGACATGAGCTTGGGTTCGGAAATCATCGACCACATGCTGCGCTTGCCGTTATCTTACTTTGATAAGCGGCGCGTCGGCGAACTATCGACTCGGATTAACGAGCTAGAGAACATTCGCAGTTTTATGACAGGCACGGCGCTAACCGTGGTTCTGGATGCGGTTTTCTCGCTAATCTACATCGTAGTCATGCTGTTCTACAGCGTGCTCCTAACATTCTGGGCATTGGTGACAGTGCCATTCTTTATTATCTTGGCAGTGATTGCCTCGCCAATCATTCGCAGGCAGTTGCGGGTAAAAGCCGAGCGCCATGCCGACACGCAGTCCTACCTGGTGGAAGTGCTCTCAGGTATCCAGACAGTCAAAGCTCAAAATATCGAGCTTAAATCCCGCTGGCAGTGGCAAGAGAAATATGCTCGTTACGTTAATGCTGGGTTCCAGACTGTATTGACCTCTAGCTGGGCGGGTTCGCTCAGTGGCTTTTTAAATAAGCTGTCCGGTTTAATCTTGCTTTGGGTAGGTGCGCATTTAGTCTTGCTACCTCAAACCGATGCTTCCCATATTACTCTGGGGCAGTTAATTGCATTTAGAATCATTGCTAGTTACGTGACCAGTCCCTTGCTGCGTCTAGCTCAGTTGTGGCAGAACTTCCAGGAAATCGGCCTGTCAATCGAACGCCTGAGCGATATTATCGATGCCGAGCAGGAAGTACCCGAAAGCGATCGCACCAATATTCCCATGCCAGAAATTGACGGCGCGGTTAAATTTGAGGATGTCTCTTTCCGCTTTACTACCACTGGCCCATTGCAACTCGCCAATATCAATGTCGATTTCCCGGCTGGCAGTTTTGTAGGAATCGTGGGTCAGAGCGGTTCCGGTAAGAGCACGCTCACCAAGCTAATTTCCCGACTTTACGAACCATTAAGCGGTCGCGTTCAGATCGATGGTTACGACATCAACAAGGTAGAACTTTACTCACTGCGCCGTCAGGTGGGGACAGTACTGCAAGATACCCTGTTGTTTAACGGTACGGTTCAGGAAAACATCGCCCTCACCAATCCGGAAGCTACATCCGATGACATTATCCACGCTGCCAAAGTCGCTGCTGCCCACGATTTTATTATGACCCTACCAAATGGTTATAATACAGTTGTGGGCGAACGCGGTGCTGGTTTATCGGGGGGGCAAAGACAGCGGATCGCGATCGCCCGTACTGTCCTGCAAGGTCCGAGATTATTAATTTTAGATGAAGCCACCAGCGCCCTGGACTACGACTCCGAGCGTCAAGTTTGCAATAACCTGGCCGAGACATTCCACGATCGCACCGTGTTTTTCATTACCCACCGTCTGAATACGATTAAAAACGCAGACGTGATTATCATGATGGATCAAGGCGCGATCGTCGAACAAGGCACTCACGAAGAGCTAATGCAGATGCGCGGTCGCTACTATTGCCTCTATCAACAACAAGAATCCCAGACCTAATCGCGGGTGGGGTGATGGTGCAAATCACCTACCCCACGTAAGTAAGGGTTAAGCATTTGCTAAACAATCTTGGGATTAAATGCAGAGATACCCTGCAAATGCTTAACCCCTTCGATATCCCCGATATCCCTGATATCCCCGATATCCCTGATATCCCTGATATCTCCCATATCCCCAACCCATAATCTCTAAAAAACATGAAATCTCTGAAAAAAAACGATAAAGCGGCGCTTAAAACCTCCGAACAACCAGTGATTCTGGAGCGTTCCATCTTTTGGTCCAGCGCTTTTGTGTGGTTGATTATCGGTCTTACAGTTTCGGCGGTTACCTGGGCGTGCCTTGCTCAAATTGAAGAAGCAGTACCAGCAGCGGGTAAATTGGAACCGGAGGGCGCGACTAAAGAGATTCAGGCTCCCACTGGCGGGGTAATTCGTACTGTAGAAGTAAAAGATGGAGACCATGTCAAAGCAGGGCAGTTGCTAATCACCCTAGACCCCACATCGCCCCAAGCGGATCTCGAATCTTTAAGTCGGACTAAAGCGGCACTTACTCAGGAAAACCGCTTTTATACAGCCCAGGTGAATGGCTTCAGGTTGCGAGGCACAGCGGAGGAAAATGCCACCCCAGACTTCACCCGGAACCAGGAGCAACTTCTGGTTGCCAGTCGCGTTGAATTTA comes from Pseudanabaena sp. PCC 6802 and encodes:
- a CDS encoding ATP-dependent Clp protease ATP-binding subunit, which gives rise to MFERFTEKAIKVIMLAQEEARRLGHNFVGTEQILLGLIGEGTGVAAKVLKSMGVNLKDARIEVEKIIGRGSGFVAVEIPFTPRAKRVLELSLEEARQLGHNYIGTEHLLLGLIREGEGVAARVLENLGVDLSKVRTQVIRMLGETAEVTTGGGQGRTKTPTLDEFGSNLTQMAAEGKLDPVVGRQKEIERVIQILGRRTKNNPVLIGEPGVGKTAIAEGLAQRIANGDVPDILQDKRVVTLDIGLLVAGTKYRGEFEERLKKIMDEIRSASNVVLVIDEVHTLIGAGAAEGAIDAANILKPALARGELQCIGATTLDEYRKHIERDAALERRFQPVQVGEPSVEETIEILYGLRERYEQHHKLKISNEALEAAATLSDRYISDRFLPDKAIDLIDEAGSRVRLINSQLPPAAKELDKELRQLLRDKDEAVRAQNFDKAAELRDREIEIKQEIKSLTQAKKTEPSKDEELIVNEEDIAYIVSSWTGVPVSKLTESESLKLMQMEDTLHQRLIGQEEAVKAISRAIRRARVGLKNPNRPIASFIFSGPTGVGKTELTKALAAYFFGSEEAMIRLDMSEYMERHTVSKLIGSPPGYVGYNEGGQLTEAVRRRPYTVVLFDEIEKAHPDVFNLLLQILEDGRLTDSKGRTVDFKNTLLIMTSNIGSKVIEKGGGGLGFDFAENQEDSHYTRIRSLVNEELKQYFRPEFLNRLDEIIVFRQLSKDEVKEIAELMLNEVFKRLKEKNINLAVTDRFKDLLVQEGYNPSYGARPLRRAIMRLLEDSLAEEILTGKVREGASIVVDVDDDGKVTCTEQQAAIASAEDSLQLMPSSN
- a CDS encoding type I restriction endonuclease, whose translation is MIQTIQANNLTLFDVERKFNLISIEDDRFFQEWLEDLPEVTSTEKQILDKVKANYLYLVKRPMLEDAIKMVVLSPLLDLAGFYHAPFYIETETQIEIDVSDEDETIKGRIDVLVVSNHLRHKQIWVVVIESKKAGYSATLAIPQTLTYMMSNLHVGQPVFGLVTNGSEFIFAKLAKHEVAQYALSDLFTLIRHGNDLYQVLSILKKLGELALY
- the pgeF gene encoding peptidoglycan editing factor PgeF: MNNWQWQNEVLVCDLLSDWRHGFFTRSHAPHTPDRLHQFLHAEGKAYRAKQVHGDRVLHNTEIAPDLPLPEADGVCAFETEDMPRSVWVCTADCVPVLIGDRRLGSVAAVHAGWRGTASKILAVAIAKFLERGSQLDDLCVALGPAISGDAYQVSQEVADRVLLTIATPQGISIDPQPDRCRLDLRAVQRQQLIEMGIAKERIAIAPYCTLTDARHFFSYRRNCLEDPGNISRSPQVQWSGIATAQVIWG
- a CDS encoding peptidase domain-containing ABC transporter; its protein translation is MPQLISHTQLQDFLAQTSPFDRLSADVLRTIVSKFQFLQYRMGQTILLHEALPTQITIIYQGQARLLGYGNTNIPISLGVLNPGEILGWISLVRGIPCETAIASIETVVATLPAKDFLELLDKEPTLKQSFQERPALSEVFELVVAELKRRAIATADPKSLAAKIIQEAAILNLPKGKLAASKLDPNLIWLVSSGDIANYPVGSRLNQAETDIVVQSKAARLLGFRDILTDSPDHADTPEDASDRSAEPSIPFAPDRPAAAINEETISGEDMRSYPYVRGRGPADGLLACLQMLSKHMDGSFRRDTLERILENQVAKVGSIPLQLSGALVEIIGLTGQMIQIPKVAINRIKAPALIQWQDSFAVIYKITSTEIAFASPESGGVRRQKIDAFLQQCPEMMPMLLVRPRLRDRTERFGLRSFFPYISMYKGILTQVLIASCFILLFSLANPLITQIIIDKVLVQNSIDTLDILGWLLVGVALFEGLLTALRTYLFVDTTNRIDMSLGSEIIDHMLRLPLSYFDKRRVGELSTRINELENIRSFMTGTALTVVLDAVFSLIYIVVMLFYSVLLTFWALVTVPFFIILAVIASPIIRRQLRVKAERHADTQSYLVEVLSGIQTVKAQNIELKSRWQWQEKYARYVNAGFQTVLTSSWAGSLSGFLNKLSGLILLWVGAHLVLLPQTDASHITLGQLIAFRIIASYVTSPLLRLAQLWQNFQEIGLSIERLSDIIDAEQEVPESDRTNIPMPEIDGAVKFEDVSFRFTTTGPLQLANINVDFPAGSFVGIVGQSGSGKSTLTKLISRLYEPLSGRVQIDGYDINKVELYSLRRQVGTVLQDTLLFNGTVQENIALTNPEATSDDIIHAAKVAAAHDFIMTLPNGYNTVVGERGAGLSGGQRQRIAIARTVLQGPRLLILDEATSALDYDSERQVCNNLAETFHDRTVFFITHRLNTIKNADVIIMMDQGAIVEQGTHEELMQMRGRYYCLYQQQESQT